One stretch of Streptomyces sp. 135 DNA includes these proteins:
- the sepF gene encoding cell division protein SepF — MAGAMRKMAVYLGLVEDDGYDGAGFDPDDEFEPEPEPERDRRRHEPPHQSHQSHQSHQSQRDESVRVVQPPAPREPVAHSASLAAESGRPARIAPVASITPERQSLEKNAPVIMPKVVSEREPYRITTLHPRTYNEARTIGEHFREGTPVIMNLTEMDDTDAKRLVDFAAGLVFGLHGSIERVTQKVFLLSPANVDVTAEDKARIAEGGFFNQS; from the coding sequence ATGGCCGGCGCGATGCGCAAGATGGCGGTCTACCTCGGCCTCGTGGAGGACGATGGGTACGACGGAGCGGGGTTCGACCCCGATGACGAGTTCGAACCCGAGCCGGAGCCCGAGCGCGACCGCAGGCGGCATGAACCGCCACACCAGTCGCACCAGTCGCACCAATCCCATCAGTCCCAAAGGGACGAATCGGTACGAGTGGTGCAGCCCCCCGCCCCCCGTGAGCCGGTGGCCCATTCCGCTTCGCTAGCCGCGGAATCCGGACGTCCGGCACGAATCGCCCCCGTGGCATCCATCACACCTGAACGTCAGAGCCTGGAGAAGAACGCACCGGTGATCATGCCCAAGGTCGTGTCCGAGCGGGAGCCCTACCGCATCACCACGTTGCACCCCCGGACCTACAACGAGGCCCGTACCATCGGGGAACACTTCCGCGAGGGCACTCCGGTGATCATGAATCTGACCGAGATGGACGACACCGACGCGAAGCGACTTGTCGACTTTGCCGCCGGTCTGGTCTTCGGTCTCCATGGCAGCATTGAGCGCGTGACGCAGAAGGTGTTCCTGTTGTCGCCTGCTAACGTCGATGTAACGGCGGAGGACAAGGCTCGCATCGCAGAGGGCGGGTTCTTCAACCAGAGCTGA